Below is a genomic region from Cupriavidus sp. P-10.
GCGTGCCGTCGCGGTGCAGGATCGCCCGCGCCCGGCTGAACATCTGCAGCGCATCCCAAGTGCCGGTGGCCATGCCCCAGCCGACCAGTTCATGGCCTGCGCGCATGGAGCGCGGCGCGGGGGGCCGCGCGGCCCAGCCGAAGCGCTCGGCGCCCTGCTCGTAGCAGGCCCGCAGTTCCTTGGTCGAGAACGGCAGCCCTTTGGCGGAGTCGCGCTCAGCGTAGTTCTTCAGCCGCAGCGCGAGCGGATCCATGCCCAGCGCGTAGGACAGTTCGTCCATCGCGACCTCGAGCGCATGAACACCGTGCGCCGCGCCGGGCGCGCGCATGTCCATCGGGCTGTACTGGTCGAGGTCGACCAGCTTGTAGCTGTAGCGCAGGTTCTCGCAGGCGTAGAGTTGCGCCGACCAGTTGACCACCACTTCGACGTAGTCTTCCAGCCGCGAAGTCTCGGCAACAGCTTCATGAACGATGCTGGCCAGGGTGCCATCCTGCCGCGCCGCGAGCCTGACGCGCTGCCATGTCTCCGGGCGATGCCCGAACGTGAACATCTGCTGGCGCGTCAGTACCACCCGCACCGAACGCCGGAGCTTCAGCGCGGCCATCACCGCCAGCAGCAGCTGGTACTGTGGCCGCAGTCCCGAGCCGAAGGCGCCCCCGACGAACAGGTTCCTGACAGTCACCTTGCGCTTGGGCAGGCCGAATACGCGCGACACCATCCAGCGCGAGTTCTGCGAGCCCTGGGTCTTGTCATGGATGGTCAGGTGGCCGTCGGCAGCGTGCAGGACTGTGGTGGCGAACAGTTCCATCGGGTTATGGTGCTCCACGCCGCTGTAGAACTCGGCGTCGATCTTCACGGGTGCCGCGGCGAAGGCCGCATCGGCATCGCCCTTTGGCTTTGGGGGCGCCGAGAAGCCGACCTTGAACTTGGCGGGTTCGTGCGCCCGTTCCAGGTTTGACATCAGGTTGGTCTCGTGGGCCTGCGCCTCGTAACTGACGTGTACCAGCGAGGCAGCATAGCGCGCGAGTTCGAAACTGGCGGCAAGCACCAGTGCCACCGGTTGCCCGCTGTAGAAGATCCTGTCGTCGAGGAAGGGCTTGAAGGGAGACCCGGCCGGGGCGGTCATGTCCTTGTAGAACAGGTCCAGCGTGCGCATCCGCGGGCGGTTCAGGTGCGATAGTACCTCGACCACACCGGGCACCTCGAGCGCCCGGCTGACGTCCAGCGCGGCAATGCGTCCCCTGGCGATGGTGCCGCTGACCACGACACCGTAGAGCAGGTCTTGCGCCGGGTGCTCGGCGGCATAGCGGGCCTGCCCGGTGACCTTGGCCACGCCGTCGACGCGGGACACCGGCGTGCCGATCGCCACTCGGCCATTGGCAGGCCGGGTGAGCGGCGGTTGCATCAGGTTTGCTTCGGT
It encodes:
- a CDS encoding xanthine dehydrogenase family protein molybdopterin-binding subunit is translated as MTEANLMQPPLTRPANGRVAIGTPVSRVDGVAKVTGQARYAAEHPAQDLLYGVVVSGTIARGRIAALDVSRALEVPGVVEVLSHLNRPRMRTLDLFYKDMTAPAGSPFKPFLDDRIFYSGQPVALVLAASFELARYAASLVHVSYEAQAHETNLMSNLERAHEPAKFKVGFSAPPKPKGDADAAFAAAPVKIDAEFYSGVEHHNPMELFATTVLHAADGHLTIHDKTQGSQNSRWMVSRVFGLPKRKVTVRNLFVGGAFGSGLRPQYQLLLAVMAALKLRRSVRVVLTRQQMFTFGHRPETWQRVRLAARQDGTLASIVHEAVAETSRLEDYVEVVVNWSAQLYACENLRYSYKLVDLDQYSPMDMRAPGAAHGVHALEVAMDELSYALGMDPLALRLKNYAERDSAKGLPFSTKELRACYEQGAERFGWAARPPAPRSMRAGHELVGWGMATGTWDALQMFSRARAILHRDGTLDVFSAASDIGTGTYTVMAQIAAAAMGLPLEQVTFHLGDSDLPLAPIEGGSAHVATIGSAVDGVCEKLQHLLWHMARRVKGSGFETARFEDLEFTGGEIRLRSAPDRAMSLAALMAASGREKLEAAYLQLPNIARQKKTIRAVHSAVFCEVRVDETFGTVRVTRVVSAVAAGRIINPKTARSQIVGGVVWGISQALHEETLSDHALGRFMNRNIAEYHVATNADVQDVDVIFVEEDDRIVSRIGAKGVGEIGLVGVSAAVSNAIYHATGRRLRSTPMTPDKVMSR